From Primulina tabacum isolate GXHZ01 chromosome 2, ASM2559414v2, whole genome shotgun sequence, one genomic window encodes:
- the LOC142532099 gene encoding large ribosomal subunit protein eL27-like: MVKFLKPNKAVILLQGRFAGHKATIVKNFDDGTRDRPYGHCLVAGIAKYPSKVIRKDSAKKQAKKSRVKAFVRVVNYNHIMPTRYTLDVDLKDVVSADSLASRDKKVTACKEIKARFEERFKTGKNRWFFSKLRF, translated from the coding sequence ATGGTGAAATTCCTGAAGCCGAACAAGGCGGTGATCCTCCTTCAGGGCAGATTCGCTGGCCATAAAGCCACTATCGTGAAAAACTTCGATGACGGCACCCGCGACCGCCCCTATGGCCACTGCCTAGTTGCTGGAATCGCGAAATACCCTAGCAAGGTTATCCGCAAGGACTCCGCCAAGAAGCAGGCCAAGAAATCTCGTGTAAAGGCTTTCGTCAGGGTTGTGAACTATAATCACATCATGCCTACGCGTTACACGCTTGACGTGGATCTCAAGGACGTGGTTTCCGCGGATTCCCTTGCTTCACGTGACAAGAAGGTGACGGCTTGTAAGGAGATCAAGGCTCGGTTCGAGGAAAGGTTCAAGACCGGCAAGAATCGTTGGTTTTTCTCCAAGCTCAGGTTTTGA